In the Kaistella sp. 97-N-M2 genome, one interval contains:
- the lipA gene encoding lipoyl synthase — protein MNETLTATPIQKPKWIRVKLPTGKNYRELRTLVDKYKLNTICQSGSCPNMGECWGEGTATFMILGNICTRSCGFCGVKTGKPLDVNWEEPEKVARSIKLMKIKHAVLTSVDRDDLKDMGSILWTETVNAVRRISPGTTMETLIPDFQGITKHIDRLIGVAPEVISHNMETVKRLTREVRIQAKYERSLEVLRYMKEAGQNRTKTGLMLGLGETKDEVMQTIEDIRNANVDIITLGQYLQPTKKHLPVKRFVDLEEFEEYRLFAKDLGFRHVESSPLVRSSYHAEKHIH, from the coding sequence ATGAACGAAACCCTTACCGCAACTCCCATTCAAAAACCAAAATGGATCCGCGTAAAACTTCCGACAGGAAAAAATTACCGCGAACTCCGGACTTTGGTCGATAAATATAAACTCAATACCATTTGCCAAAGCGGAAGCTGTCCGAATATGGGCGAATGTTGGGGCGAAGGCACGGCGACTTTTATGATTCTAGGAAACATCTGCACCAGAAGTTGCGGCTTCTGCGGCGTGAAGACCGGAAAACCTTTGGATGTCAACTGGGAAGAGCCGGAAAAAGTGGCGCGTTCCATTAAACTGATGAAAATAAAACATGCGGTGCTGACGTCTGTTGACCGCGATGATTTGAAAGATATGGGTTCCATTTTGTGGACCGAAACCGTGAATGCCGTGCGTCGCATTTCGCCCGGAACCACAATGGAGACTTTGATTCCGGATTTTCAGGGAATTACAAAACATATCGACCGCCTGATCGGTGTTGCGCCGGAAGTTATTTCTCATAACATGGAAACCGTAAAACGTTTGACGCGAGAAGTAAGGATCCAGGCCAAATATGAAAGAAGTTTAGAAGTACTCCGATATATGAAAGAAGCCGGACAAAACCGCACCAAAACAGGCTTGATGCTGGGACTCGGCGAAACGAAAGATGAAGTGATGCAAACCATCGAAGACATTCGAAATGCGAACGTGGATATCATTACGTTAGGCCAGTATTTACAACCGACAAAAAAACATTTGCCCGTAAAACGTTTTGTGGATCTGGAGGAATTCGAAGAGTACCGGCTTTTCGCGAAAGATTTGGGTTTCCGCCACGTCGAAAGTTCGCCTTTGGTGCGAAGTTCATATCACGCGGAAAAACATATTCACTAA
- a CDS encoding ribonucleoside-diphosphate reductase subunit alpha — MEEQSKIWWLNEESEQMLNRGYLLKGETVDGAILRITSAAAKRLYKPELQPAFEEMIRKGWISFSSPVWANMGTERGLPISCFNVHVPDNIEGITHKLGEVIMQTKIGGGTSGYFGELRNRGTAVTDNGKSSGAVSFMKLYDTAMDVVSQGGVRRGAFAAYLDVDHGDIEEFLSIKDIGSPIQNLFTGICVPDYWMQDMIDGDMDKRRIWARVLESRQQKGLPYILFTDNVNRNKPQVYKDLGLPINASNLCSEIMLPSNAEESFICCLSSMNLELYDEWKDTDAVKLAIYFLDAVLSEFIEKTEGNYYLTGARNFALRHRALGLGVLGYHSYFQKNMIPFESFEATQFNAKAFRQIKEQSHLASQELANIYGEPEILKGYGMRNTTTMAIAPTTSSSAILGQTSPGIEPFASNYYKAGLAKGNFMRKNKYLAKLLQEKGLDNEDTWRTIMLNHGSVQQLKELSDEEKAVFKTFREISPMEIISQAAQRQQYIDQAQSLNLQIPSTMPVKDVNYLYIEAWKKGVKTLYYQRSSSVSKEMMVNFVSCSSCEA, encoded by the coding sequence ATGGAAGAACAATCAAAAATCTGGTGGCTCAATGAAGAGTCCGAGCAAATGCTTAACCGCGGATATCTCCTCAAAGGAGAAACCGTAGACGGTGCAATCCTGAGAATTACGTCCGCAGCGGCAAAAAGATTATACAAACCTGAGTTACAGCCAGCCTTTGAAGAGATGATCAGGAAAGGTTGGATCAGTTTTTCTTCGCCGGTTTGGGCCAATATGGGAACAGAACGCGGCTTGCCCATCTCCTGTTTCAACGTGCACGTTCCGGACAATATCGAAGGAATTACGCACAAATTGGGCGAGGTGATTATGCAGACGAAGATTGGCGGGGGAACTTCGGGTTATTTTGGCGAACTTCGGAACCGAGGAACCGCCGTTACCGACAACGGTAAATCTTCGGGTGCCGTTTCGTTTATGAAACTCTATGATACCGCTATGGATGTGGTTTCGCAGGGCGGCGTTCGCCGTGGTGCTTTTGCAGCGTATCTGGATGTCGATCACGGTGATATTGAGGAATTTTTATCGATCAAAGATATTGGAAGTCCGATCCAAAACTTGTTTACAGGAATTTGTGTGCCGGATTACTGGATGCAGGATATGATTGATGGCGATATGGACAAGCGCAGGATCTGGGCACGCGTGCTCGAAAGCCGCCAACAGAAAGGCTTGCCATATATTTTATTTACCGATAACGTGAACAGAAACAAGCCCCAGGTCTACAAAGACCTTGGATTACCCATCAATGCAAGTAATCTCTGTTCGGAGATCATGTTGCCTTCGAATGCAGAGGAATCCTTTATCTGCTGTCTGTCTTCCATGAATTTGGAATTATATGACGAGTGGAAAGACACCGATGCGGTGAAACTTGCCATCTATTTCCTGGATGCAGTTTTGTCGGAATTTATTGAAAAAACGGAGGGAAATTACTATTTGACCGGTGCCAGAAATTTTGCGTTGCGTCACAGAGCGCTTGGTTTGGGGGTTTTAGGATATCATTCATATTTTCAGAAAAATATGATTCCGTTTGAATCTTTTGAAGCAACACAGTTCAACGCGAAAGCCTTCCGCCAAATCAAAGAGCAATCTCACCTCGCCTCTCAGGAACTGGCCAACATTTACGGGGAACCGGAAATTCTGAAGGGTTACGGTATGAGAAATACAACGACTATGGCCATCGCGCCGACGACTTCAAGTTCTGCGATCCTGGGACAAACATCACCCGGAATAGAGCCGTTTGCGTCCAACTATTACAAAGCAGGTTTGGCGAAGGGCAACTTTATGCGCAAAAACAAATACCTCGCGAAGTTGCTTCAGGAAAAAGGTCTGGACAACGAAGATACGTGGAGAACCATCATGTTGAACCACGGCTCTGTACAGCAATTGAAAGAGTTGAGTGACGAGGAAAAAGCAGTTTTCAAAACCTTCCGTGAGATCTCGCCGATGGAAATTATTTCGCAGGCCGCGCAAAGGCAACAGTACATCGATCAGGCGCAAAGTTTGAATTTGCAAATTCCTTCCACAATGCCTGTGAAAGATGTAAATTATCTGTACATCGAAGCCTGGAAAAAAGGCGTAAAAACTTTGTATTACCAAAGAAGTTCGTCAGTTTCGAAAGAAATGATGGTGAATTTTGTCAGTTGCTCGAGTTGTGAAGCGTAA
- a CDS encoding pyridoxamine 5'-phosphate oxidase family protein, protein MSTENLNQAEAIEKLKELSESAKICMFCTNLEMLPITARPMGLRETDKDGNLWFLSSDASNKNFEIKEDNRVQLFFMNDSNSEYLSVFGKAFIYKDKSMIEEKWTPIANAWFEDGKEDPKVSVIRVAPEESYYWDTKAGKLVSFLSFAAAAISGRKTDNDDGVEGKLHV, encoded by the coding sequence ATGTCAACAGAAAATTTAAATCAGGCGGAAGCCATTGAAAAACTAAAGGAACTTTCGGAAAGTGCGAAAATCTGTATGTTCTGTACGAATCTCGAAATGCTTCCCATTACTGCACGGCCAATGGGTTTGCGCGAAACGGATAAGGACGGAAACCTTTGGTTTTTGAGCAGCGACGCGAGCAACAAAAATTTTGAAATTAAGGAAGATAACCGCGTACAACTATTTTTCATGAACGACAGCAACTCGGAGTATCTGTCTGTTTTCGGGAAAGCCTTTATCTACAAAGACAAAAGCATGATTGAAGAAAAGTGGACGCCCATCGCCAATGCGTGGTTTGAGGACGGGAAAGAGGATCCGAAGGTTTCAGTAATCCGCGTGGCACCGGAAGAATCCTATTACTGGGATACAAAAGCCGGAAAATTGGTATCGTTCCTCAGTTTTGCCGCTGCTGCAATTTCGGGCAGAAAGACGGACAATGACGATGGCGTGGAAGGTAAACTTCATGTATAA
- a CDS encoding RNA polymerase sigma factor produces the protein MKNKDLSTLISLAKSKNQKSQTQLINLFWVDVFSFVMKKVQNENVADEITVSVFSKVLAKLDLYDPNFQFKTWILTIAQNSVIDYWRKKSRENEDSTDNFDDFKNHFALSPEELLISAEDQKQIVTIIESLDSKYQDILRLRFFEEKSIKEIAEELNITIANTKVRIMRAKKVLSELLKTNEFED, from the coding sequence ATGAAAAATAAAGATCTTTCTACGTTGATTTCGCTGGCTAAAAGTAAAAATCAGAAATCGCAAACCCAGCTTATTAATTTATTTTGGGTGGATGTTTTCAGTTTTGTAATGAAAAAAGTGCAGAACGAAAATGTGGCCGATGAGATCACGGTTTCGGTCTTTTCTAAAGTTTTGGCGAAACTCGATTTGTACGATCCCAATTTCCAGTTTAAAACCTGGATTCTCACCATTGCCCAAAATTCTGTCATCGACTACTGGCGAAAGAAAAGCCGCGAAAACGAAGATTCGACCGATAATTTCGATGATTTTAAAAATCATTTTGCGCTCTCGCCCGAAGAACTTTTAATTTCTGCGGAAGACCAAAAGCAAATTGTTACCATCATCGAAAGTCTGGATTCCAAATATCAGGACATCCTGCGCCTGCGGTTTTTTGAAGAGAAAAGCATCAAAGAAATTGCAGAAGAGCTTAACATTACGATTGCCAACACGAAAGTCCGCATTATGCGCGCCAAAAAAGTCCTTTCGGAATTATTGAAAACAAACGAGTTCGAGGATTGA
- a CDS encoding Rrf2 family transcriptional regulator, with protein MSFITVLFYKLAKDMFSKSCEYGIRAAIYIAKQSMKNRKVSQTEIAKSIDSPVAFTAKILQKLSKMNVIRSSKGPTGGFFLEIPDLDRVKLWNIVVAIDGNSLLEDCSLGLQKCNALRPCPLHASFVKIREDIRITLEGTSLRFLAEEVSGGLAFLKR; from the coding sequence ATGTCTTTTATTACGGTTTTGTTTTATAAATTAGCAAAAGATATGTTTTCAAAATCATGTGAATATGGGATTCGGGCGGCAATTTACATTGCAAAACAATCCATGAAAAACCGGAAGGTAAGCCAAACCGAAATTGCGAAATCGATAGACTCTCCCGTAGCTTTCACCGCAAAGATTTTGCAAAAACTAAGCAAAATGAATGTGATCCGCTCTTCAAAAGGACCCACGGGCGGTTTTTTTCTGGAGATACCGGATCTCGATCGGGTAAAACTTTGGAACATTGTGGTCGCTATTGATGGTAACAGCTTGCTGGAGGACTGCAGTTTGGGACTTCAAAAATGCAATGCTTTAAGACCCTGTCCGTTGCACGCAAGTTTTGTAAAAATACGCGAGGACATTCGGATAACTTTGGAAGGCACTTCGCTGCGATTTTTGGCAGAAGAGGTTTCCGGCGGTTTAGCATTTTTAAAAAGGTAA
- a CDS encoding cytochrome c, translating to MNFYSNHKLLFWTALIFFLFLTLNIAILPAIQNQQVYKPLPNAKPLTKDELAGKALYVANGCIACHTQQVRSVEMDKVFGSRPNIPADYAMNRRTDVWRNTANLLGSERTGPDLTNIGERQPSVDWQLLHLYQPRAVVEQSVMPAFQWLFEEKQYTDKGDVEVKVPEQFLKHKFNKIVAKKEALQLVAYILSLKQTKLPDGVVAPEFLYKQKEKAQAAVAAGGLPDGAEIYAGNCVACHQATGEGLPGAFPPLKGSPVVLGDDLKLYVTIIMKGYSGRPGFGVMPPVGTTANFTPEMVAALMNHERSSWGNSAKPVTAAEVKKIMDEIK from the coding sequence ATGAATTTTTACAGCAATCATAAACTGCTATTTTGGACAGCATTGATATTTTTTCTCTTTCTGACTTTAAATATTGCCATCTTACCGGCGATTCAAAACCAGCAGGTCTACAAACCTCTGCCCAACGCAAAACCGTTGACGAAAGATGAGCTAGCCGGAAAAGCGCTGTACGTAGCCAACGGTTGCATCGCCTGCCATACGCAACAGGTGAGAAGTGTTGAAATGGACAAAGTTTTTGGCAGCAGACCGAACATCCCGGCAGACTACGCCATGAACCGCCGTACCGATGTCTGGAGAAATACCGCCAATTTGTTGGGTTCGGAGAGAACGGGGCCGGATTTAACCAACATCGGTGAAAGACAACCGAGTGTCGACTGGCAATTGCTGCACCTTTACCAACCTCGCGCCGTGGTAGAACAATCGGTGATGCCGGCTTTCCAATGGCTCTTCGAAGAAAAACAATATACGGATAAGGGCGATGTGGAAGTAAAAGTTCCCGAACAATTCTTAAAACATAAATTCAATAAAATTGTTGCTAAGAAAGAAGCGCTTCAGTTGGTTGCCTACATCCTGTCCTTAAAACAGACGAAACTGCCCGACGGCGTTGTAGCCCCGGAATTTCTTTACAAACAGAAAGAAAAAGCGCAGGCCGCGGTTGCCGCGGGAGGCTTGCCGGATGGCGCAGAAATTTACGCCGGTAACTGCGTTGCCTGTCATCAGGCCACCGGCGAAGGTTTGCCCGGCGCGTTTCCACCGTTGAAGGGAAGCCCCGTGGTTTTAGGTGATGATTTAAAATTATATGTAACCATTATTATGAAAGGTTACAGTGGCAGACCGGGATTTGGCGTGATGCCGCCGGTGGGAACAACCGCCAACTTTACACCCGAGATGGTTGCCGCGCTGATGAATCACGAAAGATCCAGTTGGGGGAATTCCGCGAAACCCGTAACAGCCGCGGAAGTGAAAAAAATTATGGACGAAATAAAATAA
- a CDS encoding T9SS type A sorting domain-containing protein — protein MKKIYTLALGVCALALSKAQVSDLGSYVQVSDISNTGVAVGNVYGSAFFMWSEANSGTIIGEGGETGVSGNANISADGSVISMSVPNPSNADQEEAVLYNVGTQELSFLGHLGASSSGGTSSAWGMSSDGKNIVGLAWTTSARAEGVYWKDGEPIVGLGTTVPIRSSRADAVSADGSVIVGWQDAINGVRQGAIWRNGVQELLKDNDGNILGAATGVSADGKTVVGIKNTTGEGYIWNETDGTVFVSSDNPDYITSMSVLSDDGKTALGLSFDPTQSILLAEGFIWTKEGGKVNLNDYVAGLGFDDLGIVFAVPTGISPDGKYLGGIGANFAEGDAKGFLIKLPAEDLATNDTALSAKMSIYPNPVVDIVTIKTADKIESAEVYSAAGQMVFSSKKVANNQINLSALTKGFYILKVKTDKGLQTTKLIKN, from the coding sequence ATGAAAAAAATTTACACTCTGGCGCTGGGAGTTTGTGCGCTTGCATTATCAAAGGCTCAGGTGAGCGATCTTGGAAGTTATGTGCAGGTGAGCGATATTTCGAATACCGGTGTCGCAGTTGGTAATGTTTACGGCAGTGCATTTTTTATGTGGTCCGAAGCGAACAGCGGAACAATAATAGGAGAGGGTGGCGAAACCGGTGTTTCGGGAAATGCGAATATTTCTGCCGACGGCTCGGTCATCTCCATGTCTGTACCCAATCCCTCGAACGCTGATCAGGAAGAAGCCGTACTTTATAATGTGGGCACACAGGAATTATCATTTTTGGGGCATTTGGGAGCTTCCTCCAGTGGCGGGACCTCCTCCGCGTGGGGCATGTCCTCCGACGGAAAAAACATTGTCGGTCTGGCCTGGACAACTTCCGCACGTGCAGAAGGCGTTTACTGGAAAGACGGTGAACCCATCGTAGGCCTGGGGACCACCGTTCCTATCAGAAGTTCGCGCGCTGATGCAGTAAGTGCAGACGGCTCCGTTATCGTAGGCTGGCAGGATGCAATCAACGGCGTTCGTCAGGGTGCAATCTGGAGAAACGGTGTACAGGAACTTTTGAAAGATAATGACGGAAATATTCTCGGCGCCGCAACCGGCGTAAGTGCAGACGGAAAAACGGTGGTCGGCATTAAAAATACAACCGGCGAAGGATATATCTGGAATGAAACAGACGGAACAGTTTTCGTAAGCAGCGATAATCCGGACTACATTACAAGCATGTCGGTTTTGTCCGATGACGGTAAAACAGCGCTGGGCTTGTCTTTCGATCCTACGCAGAGTATTTTGTTGGCCGAAGGTTTCATCTGGACGAAAGAAGGCGGCAAAGTAAATCTTAACGACTACGTTGCAGGTTTAGGCTTCGATGATCTGGGAATTGTTTTCGCAGTGCCCACCGGAATTTCGCCGGACGGAAAGTACCTGGGCGGAATCGGTGCTAATTTTGCCGAAGGCGATGCAAAAGGATTTTTGATCAAACTGCCGGCAGAAGACTTAGCCACGAATGATACTGCACTTTCTGCAAAAATGAGTATCTACCCGAATCCGGTTGTAGATATCGTTACGATTAAGACGGCCGATAAAATAGAATCTGCCGAAGTTTACAGTGCGGCCGGACAGATGGTTTTCTCTTCGAAGAAAGTTGCGAATAATCAGATTAATCTTTCTGCGCTGACGAAAGGCTTTTATATCTTAAAAGTAAAAACAGACAAAGGACTTCAAACCACGAAACTTATTAAAAACTAA
- a CDS encoding DUF72 domain-containing protein, whose protein sequence is MKFGQVEDPSQVDFTLPKDHKSTTALLKKSKTKKLEICIGCAKWNKTDLKGFYPKGTKDELTYYATQFNSVELNATFYRMPSGEQVKEWKDKTPANFKFFPKISNTISHFRRLLNITDVVTNFATAVLNFDEKLGMVFLQLHDNFKPKDFDRLENFIKDWPKEVPLAVELRNNEWFADEEIFDKTCGLFEKHKITNIIVDTAGRRDMLHMRLTTPVAFIRYVGANAESDYERLDDWLERLKIWKKEGLEKLYFFVHQNIEKASPLLSAYFIENLNREFDTEIHVPQMAEVKTKF, encoded by the coding sequence ATGAAATTCGGACAAGTTGAAGACCCATCGCAGGTAGATTTTACGCTGCCGAAAGATCACAAAAGCACCACTGCTCTTCTGAAAAAATCGAAGACAAAAAAACTCGAGATCTGCATTGGTTGTGCGAAATGGAACAAAACCGACCTGAAAGGTTTTTACCCAAAAGGCACGAAAGACGAACTCACTTATTACGCGACACAATTCAACTCTGTAGAGCTGAACGCCACCTTTTACCGTATGCCGAGTGGCGAACAGGTGAAAGAATGGAAGGATAAAACACCGGCTAACTTTAAATTTTTCCCGAAAATCAGCAATACGATTTCGCACTTTCGGCGTTTGCTGAACATCACCGATGTGGTGACGAATTTTGCGACGGCAGTTTTAAACTTCGACGAAAAACTGGGCATGGTTTTTTTGCAACTCCACGATAATTTTAAGCCGAAAGATTTCGACAGACTCGAAAACTTCATCAAAGACTGGCCAAAAGAAGTTCCACTGGCGGTGGAACTCCGCAACAACGAATGGTTTGCCGACGAAGAAATTTTCGACAAAACCTGCGGTCTTTTCGAGAAACATAAAATCACGAACATTATTGTGGATACGGCCGGACGACGCGATATGCTTCACATGCGTCTTACAACGCCCGTTGCCTTCATCCGTTATGTGGGTGCCAATGCAGAAAGCGATTATGAGCGTTTGGATGATTGGTTGGAAAGACTTAAAATCTGGAAAAAGGAAGGTTTGGAAAAACTTTATTTTTTCGTTCATCAAAATATTGAGAAAGCTTCTCCACTGCTTTCCGCTTACTTTATCGAAAACCTCAACAGAGAATTTGACACCGAAATTCACGTGCCTCAAATGGCAGAGGTAAAAACTAAATTTTAA
- a CDS encoding STAS/SEC14 domain-containing protein, translated as MITLIPDVPENVAAFKASGEITKEDFENLVIPHVKAKVNTFDELNYLFYIDTDLDQFTVGAWMKDILVGLKNLTKWNRAAIVTDKKFVQNFTDVFSVLMPGEFKPFPQDDVENALYWCANGNEIGDH; from the coding sequence ATGATTACTTTAATCCCCGACGTGCCCGAAAATGTGGCCGCGTTTAAAGCCAGCGGAGAAATTACGAAAGAAGATTTTGAAAATCTTGTGATTCCGCACGTGAAAGCAAAAGTGAACACCTTCGACGAACTGAATTACCTTTTTTACATCGACACCGATCTGGACCAGTTTACGGTGGGTGCGTGGATGAAGGATATTTTGGTGGGCCTGAAAAATCTTACGAAATGGAACCGCGCCGCAATTGTGACGGACAAAAAATTTGTGCAGAACTTCACCGATGTCTTCAGTGTTTTGATGCCTGGCGAATTTAAACCTTTTCCGCAGGACGATGTGGAAAACGCCCTGTACTGGTGCGCTAATGGAAATGAAATTGGAGATCATTAA
- a CDS encoding Dps family protein, giving the protein MKPDLGITQKNLTAVNEILNKVLANGNILYIKLRKFHWNLSGDNFMELHLLFEDQYTAVAEAVDEVAERISTLGGTAIGTTSEFAEQSELKESPGEVPNTQGMLKELVSDHETIVKSLRENLDKCEEDYNDAGTADFLTALMQQHEKMAWKLRKYFKES; this is encoded by the coding sequence ATGAAACCAGACTTAGGAATAACACAAAAAAACTTAACCGCAGTTAACGAAATTTTAAATAAAGTTTTGGCGAACGGCAACATTTTATACATCAAACTGAGAAAATTCCACTGGAATTTATCGGGCGATAACTTCATGGAGCTTCATCTTTTATTTGAAGATCAATATACAGCGGTTGCAGAAGCCGTGGACGAAGTTGCTGAAAGAATCAGTACTTTAGGGGGAACCGCCATTGGAACAACCAGCGAATTCGCGGAGCAGTCTGAATTGAAAGAATCGCCGGGGGAAGTTCCGAATACGCAGGGAATGCTGAAAGAATTAGTGAGCGATCACGAAACCATCGTAAAATCTCTTCGCGAAAATTTAGACAAATGTGAAGAGGATTATAACGATGCAGGAACGGCAGATTTCCTTACCGCATTGATGCAGCAGCACGAAAAAATGGCGTGGAAACTGCGAAAATATTTTAAAGAATCTTAA
- a CDS encoding DUF6691 family protein encodes MKYFKYLVVGIFFGIIMYKSEAASWFRIYEMFKFGSFHMYGIIGSAVLLGVIGVQIIKRKNIKTYKGGEMALEPKDKSVVRYLLGGFLFGLGWALAGACPGPMYVLVGAGFPSMLIVIAAAVLGTFVYGVIKDKLPH; translated from the coding sequence ATGAAATACTTTAAATATTTAGTTGTCGGCATTTTTTTCGGCATTATCATGTATAAATCGGAGGCGGCTTCGTGGTTCAGAATTTACGAAATGTTTAAATTCGGGTCCTTCCACATGTACGGCATCATTGGTTCTGCAGTATTATTGGGCGTTATCGGTGTTCAAATTATCAAACGAAAAAATATCAAAACATATAAAGGCGGGGAAATGGCTTTAGAGCCGAAAGATAAAAGTGTGGTGCGCTATCTTTTGGGCGGATTTCTTTTCGGCTTGGGTTGGGCTTTGGCAGGCGCTTGTCCCGGACCGATGTACGTTTTGGTTGGCGCGGGATTTCCGTCGATGCTCATTGTAATCGCTGCCGCAGTACTCGGGACTTTTGTTTATGGTGTAATTAAAGATAAACTGCCGCATTAA
- a CDS encoding CinA family nicotinamide mononucleotide deamidase-related protein, with translation MKAALISIGDEILSGNTVDTNSNFIANHLKNIGIPVVQIFTISDTIETIINALKSAHEIADLVITTGGLGPTKDDKTKIAFARFFNDELQLDDDTFDHLRKLFIKRNREHLLEINRNQAVVLSKAHIFQNEHGSAPCQMIEENGKITICLPGVPYEVKPLIKDKIIPFLKDKFALDHIVSRMISVVNFPESLLALTIEEWELALPENISLSYLPIGNRVKLRLTAVGSDLAALEKQLDDEAEKVKPLIGDRVISWNGNEIQEILKELLTQKKLSLSLAESCTGGELARLITSVSGSSAYFVGGIIPYDYQKKIEILGVSATTISENSVVSAEVAEEMTLGCQNLFKTDIALSTTGVSGPNSDEFNSEVGTVFYSVRVKNFERTTRLFLPHLERNDFANFVSQRVLQDLVEVILQEKF, from the coding sequence ATGAAAGCAGCTCTTATTTCCATCGGCGACGAAATTTTGTCCGGCAACACCGTCGACACAAATTCCAATTTTATCGCTAACCACCTCAAAAACATCGGCATTCCTGTCGTTCAGATCTTTACGATTTCCGACACCATCGAAACCATCATTAATGCCTTAAAATCCGCCCACGAAATCGCCGATCTCGTCATCACAACTGGCGGTCTCGGTCCGACGAAAGACGATAAAACAAAAATCGCTTTCGCCCGGTTTTTCAACGATGAACTCCAGCTGGATGATGATACCTTCGATCATTTGCGGAAACTTTTCATTAAACGAAATAGAGAGCATCTGTTAGAAATCAACAGAAACCAGGCGGTGGTTTTGTCCAAAGCGCATATTTTTCAGAATGAACACGGTTCCGCGCCCTGCCAGATGATCGAAGAAAACGGCAAGATTACCATTTGTCTTCCCGGCGTTCCGTACGAAGTAAAACCTTTGATTAAGGACAAAATTATTCCTTTTCTGAAAGACAAATTTGCTTTAGATCATATCGTTTCGCGAATGATTTCCGTCGTCAATTTCCCCGAAAGTCTGCTCGCATTAACGATCGAGGAGTGGGAATTGGCACTTCCGGAAAATATTTCATTATCCTATCTTCCCATCGGAAACCGCGTAAAACTTCGCTTAACCGCGGTTGGAAGTGATTTAGCCGCTTTAGAAAAACAACTCGACGACGAAGCTGAAAAAGTAAAGCCTTTGATCGGCGACAGGGTCATCTCCTGGAACGGCAACGAAATTCAGGAAATCCTGAAAGAACTTTTAACGCAGAAAAAACTCAGTCTTTCCCTCGCCGAAAGCTGCACCGGTGGCGAGTTGGCGCGTTTAATTACATCTGTTTCCGGCAGTTCTGCCTATTTCGTGGGTGGAATTATTCCATATGATTACCAGAAGAAAATCGAAATTTTAGGTGTTTCCGCAACCACCATTTCGGAAAATAGCGTTGTCTCAGCCGAAGTCGCAGAGGAAATGACTTTGGGTTGCCAAAATTTGTTCAAAACCGACATCGCCCTTTCCACGACCGGCGTTTCCGGCCCTAATTCCGACGAATTCAACAGCGAAGTCGGAACCGTATTTTATTCAGTTCGCGTGAAAAATTTCGAAAGAACAACACGGCTTTTTCTGCCGCATCTGGAGCGAAATGATTTCGCAAATTTCGTTTCTCAGCGGGTTTTGCAGGATTTGGTGGAAGTGATTTTACAGGAAAAATTCTAA
- a CDS encoding cytochrome C: MTKDKTNVLLFIDDDPKPIADLETPIVFDFDTTKLTDGEHALKIVSQSPTGREGIRHIKFTVKNGPSISIEGLKENDIVDGSFPLMINAYDKGNQKSFVIEGSETPQTIPVWMWVIIILIAGWSAYYGITYFNGFPE; the protein is encoded by the coding sequence ATGACCAAAGATAAAACCAACGTTCTGCTTTTCATCGACGACGATCCGAAACCCATCGCCGATCTGGAGACGCCCATCGTCTTCGATTTCGATACGACAAAACTTACGGATGGCGAACACGCGCTGAAGATTGTGAGCCAGTCGCCGACGGGACGGGAAGGAATTCGGCACATTAAATTTACGGTGAAAAACGGCCCTTCCATCAGCATCGAAGGCTTAAAGGAAAACGACATTGTGGATGGCTCTTTTCCGCTGATGATTAATGCTTATGATAAAGGAAACCAGAAGAGTTTCGTTATTGAGGGCAGCGAGACGCCGCAAACCATTCCGGTCTGGATGTGGGTAATTATTATTTTAATCGCGGGCTGGAGCGCTTACTACGGCATTACTTACTTCAACGGATTTCCGGAGTAA